One part of the Ornithodoros turicata isolate Travis chromosome 2, ASM3712646v1, whole genome shotgun sequence genome encodes these proteins:
- the LOC135383993 gene encoding membrane metallo-endopeptidase-like 1, with protein sequence MSKEGGRLISPVAEKSKAGSEPRVGNPRRQSTAAGSQPELKGHDGDSVGPVEYGDSPRPSVSVIQGEVGNLPGIDEHPLLSIGGTDHRRERVPAKSDSLSPSEPSPDVISPTGVTHTPSTTPSAPRTTVSPSSVSPTPVSSANAHTASPDSVQPASEEKVDIAKEFLDDVYSEAAGEHKVPPVPAQEAAKQETKPQAASPMATGQPVAQSPEGGKPQEKRVKSTHKTITSGTTKTSAAGSSEESGSEESGESSSSGSEETGSTASEESSSTEKPGSKQPPVPSTALPAKVPATQPSKVAPPPAKVPATQPSKVAPLPAKGPATQPAKVPPPAAPKGVAAEAKETEETSESESGTESSSSSETEGSESAEALLKASGKGTGKAPSVKSSKIDKQPSATKTSESGETTHTETTAATTKSTKATTKGTTKHTTMSVTETSPTAPAKTIYPPVTIYPAQPASSEEKKPLVRRNGSDTYNDVHSNANTKRRRIPCLLLVLNILVALVLLLISCISYIIALQHTPPPEEPVTEPGVDHVCRDIQCGVAGTHLFYVLNTSVNPCESIYSYVCKTWMHESPANYRKAVLGAQRVFVDNVYTDMRRILSKPDLLSSESHAIRKATSLYQDCLVKPNNEHEGMASFGSMMSSYELLHWPFRNSFAPQPHRTLAAFIRDSGQGPVVSVKITRDPEGDHKRMIALDCPTFAVPIGTLLGFADHKDFTLFGYKQFITQVLAHWQVPHRESEWYAQNIMAFEVNLANRCNEMCRKKRYKRMTLDEISKSVGNVVIWEQFLQAVFQDVPVQITKDTPVLTRSIRYLKVVSTLFQNPTSLPRMMNYIGWRVAHHFMKQASRVVRQADEEFTELRMKAEKEPYWRKCLRDVNDVMPLAIGRIYIEKVLWRDNHFPAVRIFLTLLEAMDNIINRFPWIGDTVKDVHVKLRNTMDFVISYPIWITNTSLLDMYYSDVSAQGVYFDRFWSAARSTSRSYLRSLIQPEIPRALANFIFPSRIVDIEHRKGPPREKLFYDVRDNTVIVPAGALQPPYYQETPSEGLNFGGLGMLLARDIVNEWFHTSDGLLIGKAKDVYKEKAKCLLDSMKEGLGSKDSAECTSLIADVFALRLAFEAYHIFLAGNDDTTLKGVDFMNPDQLFFVSAVRTLCTSIRERHFANVVLLGKDVLETDMIDRAVMSMREFDDAFNCTHSNGETTRQNSFNKCLQSAAN encoded by the coding sequence ATGAGTAAGGAAGGTGGACGTCTCATATCGCCGGTGGCGGAGAAAAGTAAGGCCGGGAGCGAGCCACGCGTCGGGAATCCACGACGTCAAAGCACAGCTGCAGGCAGTCAACCAGAGCTTAAAGGCCACGATGGGGACTCCGTTGGACCCGTGGAGTATGGTGACAGCCCACGACCATCTGTTAGCGTCATCCAGGGCGAAgtgggcaatttgccgggtattGACGAGCACCCGCTCTTAAGTATTGGAGGCACAGACCACCGACGTGAACGCGTACCAGCGAAATCCGACTCTCTGTCGCCGTCTGAGCCGTCCCCTGACGTTATCTCTCCTACCGGCGTGACGCACACGCCCTCGACTACCCCAAGTGCGCCGCGCACCACTGTATCGCCTAGCTCCGTGTCTCCCACACCAGTGTCATCCGCCAATGCGCACACTGCTTCGCCGGACTCAGTGCAACCTGCTTCTGAGGAAAAGGTTGATATCGCGAAAGAGTTTCTTGACGATGTTTATAGTGAAGCTGCAGGTGAACACAAAGTGCCTCCAGTGCCTGCTCAGGAAGCTGCGAAGCAGGAAACAAAGCCTCAAGCAGCGTCACCAATGGCTACTGGACAGCCTGTGGCCCAGTCACCAGAAGGTGGCAAACCACAAGAGAAGCGCGTGAAATCAACCCATAAGACTATCACTTCTGGAACAACGAAGACATCGGCAGCTGGCTCCAGTGAAGAGTCCGGATCAGAGGAGTCCGGTGAGTCGAGCTCGTCAGGATCTGAAGAGACTGGTTCAACAGCGTCAGAGGAGTCTTCTTCCACCGAAAAGCCAGGATCGAAACAGCCTCCGGTTCCTTCAACCGCTCTACCTGCAAAAGTACCTGCCACTCAACCATCGAAGGTTGCACCACCACCTGCAAAGGTACCTGCCACTCAGCCATCAAAGGTTGCACCACTACCTGCAAAAGGACCTGCCACTCAACCAGCGAAGGTCCCTCCACCAGCAGCACCTAAAGGTGTGGCTGCTGAAGCCAAGGAAACAGAAGAAACGTCCGAAAGTGAATCGGGTACAGAATCGAGCTCCAGTTCCGAAACCGAAGGAAGCGAGTCTGCGGAAGCTCTCTTGAAGGCGTCAGGCAAAGGTACCGGAAAGGCACCCTCGGTTAAGTCCAGTAAGATTGACAAACAACCTTCAGCGACCAAGACGTCGGAGTCTGGAGAGACAACACATACCGAGACAACGGCAGCCACAACCAAGAGTACGAAGGCTACAACCAAGGGTACAACGAAGCATACGACTATGTCTGTCACAGAAACCTCTCCAACTGCCCCAGCGAAAACTATTTACCCTCCTGTAACGATTTACCCTGCTCAGCCGGCATCATCGGAGGAAAAAAAGCCTTTGGTTCGGAGAAATGGCAGTGATACTTACAACGACGTGCATTCAAACGCAAATACGAAGAGGCGGCGGATACCATGTCTCTTATTGGTACTGAATATTCTCGTAGCCCTTGTGCTGTTACTCATATCGTGTATTTCCTATATCATTGCGTTGCAACATACACCACCACCTGAGGAACCTGTCACGGAACCGGGCGTGGATCACGTATGCCGAGACATTCAGTGTGGTGTGGCGGGAACTCATCTTTTTTACGTCCTGAACACTTCTGTGAACCCTTGTGAGAGCATATATAGCTACGTATGCAAGACGTGGATGCACGAATCGCCCGCGAACTACCGCAAAGCAGTGCTTGGAGCACAACGTGTATTTGTCGACAATGTCTATACCGATATGAGACGCATTTTGAGCAAACCTGACCTGCTGAGTAGTGAATCGCACGCCATACGCAAGGCGACATCGCTATACCAGGACTGCCTCGTGAAGCCCAACAATGAACATGAGGGTATGGCAAGTTTCGGGAGCATGATGTCCAGCTATGAATTGCTGCACTGGCCGTTCAGAAATAGTTTTGCTCCTCAACCGCATCGAACGCTTGCAGCATTTATTCGAGACTCTGGCCAAGGACCTGTGGTTTCTGTAAAGATTACAAGAGATCCAGAAGGAGACCACAAACGGATGATAGCATTAGACTGTCCTACCTTCGCCGTACCCATCggtacattattgggcttcgcAGATCACAAAGACTTCACTCTGTTTGGTTATAAACAGTTTATAACCCAAGTGCTAGCACACTGGCAAGTGCCGCACCGTGAGAGTGAGTGGTACGCACAGAATATTATGGCCTTTGAAGTCAATTTAGCCAACCGTTGCAATGAAATGTGCAGGAAGAAACGGTACAAGAGAATGACCCTCGATGAAATTTCTAAATCAGTTGGCAACGTAGTTATCTGGGAACAGTTCTTACAAGCGGTGTTTCAGGACGTGCCTGTTCAGATCACGAAAGATACACCCGTTTTGACCCGCTCAATTCGTTATCTCAAAGTGGTATCCACGCTctttcagaatcctaccagtCTTCCCCGAATGATGAATTATATTGGATGGCGGGTCGCTCATCATTTCATGAAGCAGGCCAGCAGAGTTGTTAGACAAGCGGACGAAGAATTCACAGAACTCAGAATGAAAGCGGAGAAAGAGCCTTACTGGAGAAAGTgcctccgagatgtgaacgacGTGATGCCCCTCGCCATTGGTCGCATCTACATTGAGAAGGTACTCTGGCGAGACAACCATTTCCCGGCTGTTCGGATATTTCTGACTCTCCTAGAGGCTATGGACAACATAATTAATCGGTTTCCTTGGATTGGCGACACTGTGAAGGATGTTCATGTTAAACTGAGAAATACCATGGACTTTGTTATCAGTTACCCCATCTGGATAACAAACACCTCCTTATTGGATATGTACTACTCGGATGTATCGGCGCAAGGCGTTTATTTTGACCGGTTTTGGAGCGCCGCGAGGTCGACGTCCCGGTCGTACTTGAGGAGTTTGATTCAGCCGGAAATACCTCGAGCGTTGGCGAATTTCATCTTCCCTTCCCGCATTGTAGATATAGAACATCGAAAGGGTCCTCCTAGAGAAAAGTTATTTTACGATGTGCGCGACAATACAGTGATTGTACCGGCCGGCGCTCTGCAGCCTCCGTATTACCAGGAAACACCTTCAGAAGGTCTGAACTTTGGTGGCTTGGGGATGCTACTTGCACGAGATATTGTCAACGAATGGTTCCACACTTCCGATGGCTTGCTGATAGGCAAAGCTAAAGATGTATACAAGGAAAAGGCTAAGTGTCTACTCGACAGTATGAAGGAAGGGCTAGGTTCCAAAGACAGTGCTGAATGTACCAGTTTGATAGCGGATGTCTTTGCCCTCCGTCTGGCCTTCGAGGCGTATCACATCTTTCTTGCCGGCAACGACGATACCACACTGAAGGGCGTCGATTTCATGAACCCAGACCAACTGTTCTTCGTGTCTGCTGTGCGCACACTCTGCACCAGTATAAGAGAACGACATTTTGCGAACGTTGTACTTTTGGGGAAGGACGTTTTGGAAACTGATATGATCGATAGAGCCGTCATGAGCATGCGCGAGTTTGACGATGCCTTCAACTGTACTCACTCCAACGGCGAAACAACAAGGCAAAACAGCTTCAACAAGTGCTTGCAGTCTGCAGCAAACTAG